In Syngnathus scovelli strain Florida chromosome 10, RoL_Ssco_1.2, whole genome shotgun sequence, the following are encoded in one genomic region:
- the rtca gene encoding RNA 3'-terminal phosphate cyclase isoform X2 encodes MESTPVELDGSVMEGGGQILRVAAALSCISGSSVMIAKVRAGRSTPGLRGGAFPSLVSPARPQHLSGLQLVSDMCGGVLRGGAIGSANVSLTPGKIRAGKYTADTRTAGSVCLLLQVALPCALYANATTNMCLRGGTNTEMAPQIDYILKVFKPIVEKFGVRFDCDIKMRGFYPKGGGEVTSTVWPVKELQALTLLERGTITKIHGWAYVAGILPFRLAKDMAAAAMRTIRREIKELDVNIQVLQEEKEKACANGNGIIIFAESSTGCLFAGSALGKKGVPADKIGIEAGEMLLRNICHNGCVDEFLQDQLIVFMALAKGTSRIRTGAISLHTQTAIHVAQQMTQAKFAIRKCEDELNITYVIECQGSGVSNPNL; translated from the exons ATGGAGTCGACACCAGTGGAGCTCGACGGCAGCGTGATGGAGGGC GGCGGCCAAATTTTGAGAGTGGCGGCGGCGCTCAGCTGCATCAGCGGTTCATCCGTCATGATCGCCAAAGTCCGAGCAGGAAGGAGCACCCCGGGACTCAg AGGCGGTGCTTTCCCTTCACTTGTGTCCCCTGCCAGGCCTCAACACCTGAGCGGCCTTCAGCTGGTTTCCGACATGTGCGGCGGTGTCCTGCGTGGCGGCGCCATCGGCAGTGCCAACGTCAGCCTGACGCCAGGAAAGATTCGAGCTGGAAAGTACACAGCGGACACACGCACGGCAGG GAGTGTATGTCTTTTACTGCAGGTGGCGCTGCCCTGCGCGCTCTATGCCAACGCCACCACCAACATGTGCCTCCGAGGAGGAACCAACACAGAGATGGCGCCGCAAATCGACTACATTCTCAAG GTCTTCAAACCCATTGTGGAAAAGTTTGGAGTCCGTTTTGACTGTGACATCAAAATGAG AGGTTTTTACCCAAAGGGCGGTGGCGAGGTGACCTCAACGGTGTGGCCTGTCAAAGAGTTGCAGGCGCTCACCTTGCTGGAGAGAGGAACCATCACCAAGATTCACGGGTGGGCCTACGTGGCCGGCATCCTGCCTTTCAGA CTGGCCAAGGACATGGCAGCGGCTGCCATGCGCACCATCCGGCGAGAAATCAAGGAGCTGGATGTCAACATTCAAGTGTTGCAAGAGGAGAAAGAGAAAGCCTGCGCAAACGGAAACGGAATCAT AATCTTTGCAGAGTCTTCCACAGGGTGTCTGTTTGCGGGTTCCGCTCTGGGCAAGAAAG GTGTGCCCGCAGACAAAATTGGCATCGAAGCCGGAGAGATGCTACTCAGAAACATATGCCACAACGGCTGCGTTGATGAATTCCTCCAGGACCAG CTCATCGTCTTCATGGCGCTGGCCAAGGGGACCTCTCGGATCCGAACGGGCGCCATCAGCCTACACACGCAGACCGCCATCCACGTGGCCCAGCAGATGACGCAG GCAAAGTTTGCAATAAGAAAATGTGAGGATGAGTTGAACATCACCTACGTCATTGAATGTCAGGGCTCAGGCGTCTCCAACCcaaacctgtag
- the cdc14ab gene encoding dual specificity protein phosphatase CDC14AB isoform X2, which translates to MQRNGRQFVQPARPSTNYVWISLVAERLYFATLRSKPKSTANTHYFCTDEEFVYENFYADFGPLNLAMLYRYCCKLNKKLKSFTLSRKRIVHYSSFDQRKRSNAAVLIGAYAVIYLKKTPEEAYRALVSGSNAAYLPFRDASFGKCTFNLSVLDCLLGIRKALQHGFFNFETFDVDEYEHYERVENGDLNWIVPGKLLAFSGPHAKSKMENGYPLHAPESYFPYFRSRGVVAVVRLNKKIYEAARFTNGGFRHWDLFFLDGSTPGDNITRRFLALCDATPGALAVHCKAGLGRTGTLIGCYLMKHYRFSAAEAIAWIRICRPGSVIGPQQHFLQEKQAWLWLLGNHHRLQGSKAAEDEDHVRDLASGVKFLALNDVEQLSFAEHCLRQGDASERSPPTQGDKLRALKGRRLFRPAAASSSALRVEQHGGTPTRPIRLRVGAEGGTAPSPLKSFKSPASSARIAHSSSSSTSGLSCFSLTASTSRRSHVP; encoded by the exons ATGCAGCGGAATGGCCGGCAGTTCGTCCAGCCTGCGAGACCGAGCACAAACTACGTGTGGATCTCTCTGGTTGCAG AGCGTCTGTATTTCGCCACGCTACGAAGCAAACCCAAAAGCACGGCCAACACGCACTACTTCTGCACAGATGAGGAGTTTGTCTACGAAAA TTTTTATGCAGACTTTGGTCCCCTCAACTTGGCCATGTTGTACCGGTACTGCTGCAAGCTCAACAAGAAGCTCAAG tcCTTCACGCTGAGCCGTAAGCGAATCGTGCACTACAGCAGCTTCGACCAGAGGAAACGCTCCAACGCTGCCGTGCTCATCGGTGCATATGCG GTGATCTActtgaagaaaactccggaAGAGGCTTACAGAGCTTTGGTGTCGGGATCCAACGCCGCCTACCTGCCCTTCAG GGACGCGTCGTTTGGGAAATGCACCTTCAACTTGAGCGTTCTGGACTGTTTGCTGGGAATCCGCAAG GCTCTCCAACATGGGTTCTTTAACTTTGAGACCTTCGATGTGGACGAGTACGAGCATTACGAG CGCGTGGAGAACGGAGACCTGAACTGGATTGTTCCAGGAAAACTTCTGGCCTTTAGTGGACCACATGCCAAAAGCAAAATGGAGAACG GCTACCCCCTCCACGCGCCTGAATCATACTTCCCGTACTTCCGGTCGCGTGGTGTGGTGGCGGTGGTGCGTTTGAACAAGAAGATCTATGAGGCGGCCCGCTTCACCAATGGCGGCTTCCGCCACTGGGACCTGTTCTTCCTGGATGGGAGCACGCCTGGTGATAACATCACACGGCGATTCCTCGCGCTGTGCGACGCCACGCCCGGTGCACTGGCTGTGCATTGCAAAG CCGGCCTGGGCAGGACGGGCACGCTGATCGGCTGCTACCTGATGAAGCACTACCGCTTCAGCGCCGCCGAAGCCATCGCTTGGATCCGCATCTGCAGGCCCGGCTCCGTCATTGGACCTCAGCAGCACTTCCTGCAAGA GAAGCAGGCGTGGCTTTGGTTGCTAGGAAACCACCATCGCTTGCAAGGGTCAAAGGCCGCTGAGGACGAGGACCACGTCCGCGACCTGGCATCCGGGGTGAAGTTCCTGGCCTTAAACGACGTTGAGCAACTTTCCTTCGCCGAGCACTGTCTGCGCCAG GGCGACGCCAGTGAGCGGTCGCCTCCGACTCAGGGAGACAAACTGCGAGCTCTTAAAGGTCGCCGCCTCTTCCGGCCCGCCGCCGCCTCTTCTTCGGCTTTGAG GGTAGAGCAACATGGCGGCACGCCCACAAGGCCTATCAG ACTGCGGGTGGGTGCTGAAGGCGGCACCGCCCCCTCACCGCTGAAGTCCTTCAAGTCGCCGGCGTCCTCTGCGAGGATCGCTCACAGCTCCTCTTCATCGACGAGCGGCTTGAG ttGCTTCAGTCTGACTGCATCGACTTCTAGAAGGTCCCATGTTCCCTGA
- the cdc14ab gene encoding dual specificity protein phosphatase CDC14AB isoform X1, which translates to MTHTTHSPFLSALFGVTDVDAEPPGVAELIKERLYFATLRSKPKSTANTHYFCTDEEFVYENFYADFGPLNLAMLYRYCCKLNKKLKSFTLSRKRIVHYSSFDQRKRSNAAVLIGAYAVIYLKKTPEEAYRALVSGSNAAYLPFRDASFGKCTFNLSVLDCLLGIRKALQHGFFNFETFDVDEYEHYERVENGDLNWIVPGKLLAFSGPHAKSKMENGYPLHAPESYFPYFRSRGVVAVVRLNKKIYEAARFTNGGFRHWDLFFLDGSTPGDNITRRFLALCDATPGALAVHCKAGLGRTGTLIGCYLMKHYRFSAAEAIAWIRICRPGSVIGPQQHFLQEKQAWLWLLGNHHRLQGSKAAEDEDHVRDLASGVKFLALNDVEQLSFAEHCLRQGDASERSPPTQGDKLRALKGRRLFRPAAASSSALRVEQHGGTPTRPIRLRVGAEGGTAPSPLKSFKSPASSARIAHSSSSSTSGLSCFSLTASTSRRSHVP; encoded by the exons ATGACCCACACCACCCATAGCCCGTTTCTGTCCGCCTTGTTCGGCGTAACGGACGTCGATGCTGAACCACCGGGAGTTGCAGAGTTGATCAAAG AGCGTCTGTATTTCGCCACGCTACGAAGCAAACCCAAAAGCACGGCCAACACGCACTACTTCTGCACAGATGAGGAGTTTGTCTACGAAAA TTTTTATGCAGACTTTGGTCCCCTCAACTTGGCCATGTTGTACCGGTACTGCTGCAAGCTCAACAAGAAGCTCAAG tcCTTCACGCTGAGCCGTAAGCGAATCGTGCACTACAGCAGCTTCGACCAGAGGAAACGCTCCAACGCTGCCGTGCTCATCGGTGCATATGCG GTGATCTActtgaagaaaactccggaAGAGGCTTACAGAGCTTTGGTGTCGGGATCCAACGCCGCCTACCTGCCCTTCAG GGACGCGTCGTTTGGGAAATGCACCTTCAACTTGAGCGTTCTGGACTGTTTGCTGGGAATCCGCAAG GCTCTCCAACATGGGTTCTTTAACTTTGAGACCTTCGATGTGGACGAGTACGAGCATTACGAG CGCGTGGAGAACGGAGACCTGAACTGGATTGTTCCAGGAAAACTTCTGGCCTTTAGTGGACCACATGCCAAAAGCAAAATGGAGAACG GCTACCCCCTCCACGCGCCTGAATCATACTTCCCGTACTTCCGGTCGCGTGGTGTGGTGGCGGTGGTGCGTTTGAACAAGAAGATCTATGAGGCGGCCCGCTTCACCAATGGCGGCTTCCGCCACTGGGACCTGTTCTTCCTGGATGGGAGCACGCCTGGTGATAACATCACACGGCGATTCCTCGCGCTGTGCGACGCCACGCCCGGTGCACTGGCTGTGCATTGCAAAG CCGGCCTGGGCAGGACGGGCACGCTGATCGGCTGCTACCTGATGAAGCACTACCGCTTCAGCGCCGCCGAAGCCATCGCTTGGATCCGCATCTGCAGGCCCGGCTCCGTCATTGGACCTCAGCAGCACTTCCTGCAAGA GAAGCAGGCGTGGCTTTGGTTGCTAGGAAACCACCATCGCTTGCAAGGGTCAAAGGCCGCTGAGGACGAGGACCACGTCCGCGACCTGGCATCCGGGGTGAAGTTCCTGGCCTTAAACGACGTTGAGCAACTTTCCTTCGCCGAGCACTGTCTGCGCCAG GGCGACGCCAGTGAGCGGTCGCCTCCGACTCAGGGAGACAAACTGCGAGCTCTTAAAGGTCGCCGCCTCTTCCGGCCCGCCGCCGCCTCTTCTTCGGCTTTGAG GGTAGAGCAACATGGCGGCACGCCCACAAGGCCTATCAG ACTGCGGGTGGGTGCTGAAGGCGGCACCGCCCCCTCACCGCTGAAGTCCTTCAAGTCGCCGGCGTCCTCTGCGAGGATCGCTCACAGCTCCTCTTCATCGACGAGCGGCTTGAG ttGCTTCAGTCTGACTGCATCGACTTCTAGAAGGTCCCATGTTCCCTGA
- the rtca gene encoding RNA 3'-terminal phosphate cyclase isoform X1, translating to MESTPVELDGSVMEGGGQILRVAAALSCISGSSVMIAKVRAGRSTPGLRPQHLSGLQLVSDMCGGVLRGGAIGSANVSLTPGKIRAGKYTADTRTAGSVCLLLQVALPCALYANATTNMCLRGGTNTEMAPQIDYILKVFKPIVEKFGVRFDCDIKMRGFYPKGGGEVTSTVWPVKELQALTLLERGTITKIHGWAYVAGILPFRLAKDMAAAAMRTIRREIKELDVNIQVLQEEKEKACANGNGIIIFAESSTGCLFAGSALGKKGVPADKIGIEAGEMLLRNICHNGCVDEFLQDQLIVFMALAKGTSRIRTGAISLHTQTAIHVAQQMTQAKFAIRKCEDELNITYVIECQGSGVSNPNL from the exons ATGGAGTCGACACCAGTGGAGCTCGACGGCAGCGTGATGGAGGGC GGCGGCCAAATTTTGAGAGTGGCGGCGGCGCTCAGCTGCATCAGCGGTTCATCCGTCATGATCGCCAAAGTCCGAGCAGGAAGGAGCACCCCGGGACTCAg GCCTCAACACCTGAGCGGCCTTCAGCTGGTTTCCGACATGTGCGGCGGTGTCCTGCGTGGCGGCGCCATCGGCAGTGCCAACGTCAGCCTGACGCCAGGAAAGATTCGAGCTGGAAAGTACACAGCGGACACACGCACGGCAGG GAGTGTATGTCTTTTACTGCAGGTGGCGCTGCCCTGCGCGCTCTATGCCAACGCCACCACCAACATGTGCCTCCGAGGAGGAACCAACACAGAGATGGCGCCGCAAATCGACTACATTCTCAAG GTCTTCAAACCCATTGTGGAAAAGTTTGGAGTCCGTTTTGACTGTGACATCAAAATGAG AGGTTTTTACCCAAAGGGCGGTGGCGAGGTGACCTCAACGGTGTGGCCTGTCAAAGAGTTGCAGGCGCTCACCTTGCTGGAGAGAGGAACCATCACCAAGATTCACGGGTGGGCCTACGTGGCCGGCATCCTGCCTTTCAGA CTGGCCAAGGACATGGCAGCGGCTGCCATGCGCACCATCCGGCGAGAAATCAAGGAGCTGGATGTCAACATTCAAGTGTTGCAAGAGGAGAAAGAGAAAGCCTGCGCAAACGGAAACGGAATCAT AATCTTTGCAGAGTCTTCCACAGGGTGTCTGTTTGCGGGTTCCGCTCTGGGCAAGAAAG GTGTGCCCGCAGACAAAATTGGCATCGAAGCCGGAGAGATGCTACTCAGAAACATATGCCACAACGGCTGCGTTGATGAATTCCTCCAGGACCAG CTCATCGTCTTCATGGCGCTGGCCAAGGGGACCTCTCGGATCCGAACGGGCGCCATCAGCCTACACACGCAGACCGCCATCCACGTGGCCCAGCAGATGACGCAG GCAAAGTTTGCAATAAGAAAATGTGAGGATGAGTTGAACATCACCTACGTCATTGAATGTCAGGGCTCAGGCGTCTCCAACCcaaacctgtag
- the cdc14ab gene encoding dual specificity protein phosphatase CDC14AB isoform X3, with protein MLYRYCCKLNKKLKSFTLSRKRIVHYSSFDQRKRSNAAVLIGAYAVIYLKKTPEEAYRALVSGSNAAYLPFRDASFGKCTFNLSVLDCLLGIRKALQHGFFNFETFDVDEYEHYERVENGDLNWIVPGKLLAFSGPHAKSKMENGYPLHAPESYFPYFRSRGVVAVVRLNKKIYEAARFTNGGFRHWDLFFLDGSTPGDNITRRFLALCDATPGALAVHCKAGLGRTGTLIGCYLMKHYRFSAAEAIAWIRICRPGSVIGPQQHFLQEKQAWLWLLGNHHRLQGSKAAEDEDHVRDLASGVKFLALNDVEQLSFAEHCLRQGDASERSPPTQGDKLRALKGRRLFRPAAASSSALRVEQHGGTPTRPIRLRVGAEGGTAPSPLKSFKSPASSARIAHSSSSSTSGLSCFSLTASTSRRSHVP; from the exons ATGTTGTACCGGTACTGCTGCAAGCTCAACAAGAAGCTCAAG tcCTTCACGCTGAGCCGTAAGCGAATCGTGCACTACAGCAGCTTCGACCAGAGGAAACGCTCCAACGCTGCCGTGCTCATCGGTGCATATGCG GTGATCTActtgaagaaaactccggaAGAGGCTTACAGAGCTTTGGTGTCGGGATCCAACGCCGCCTACCTGCCCTTCAG GGACGCGTCGTTTGGGAAATGCACCTTCAACTTGAGCGTTCTGGACTGTTTGCTGGGAATCCGCAAG GCTCTCCAACATGGGTTCTTTAACTTTGAGACCTTCGATGTGGACGAGTACGAGCATTACGAG CGCGTGGAGAACGGAGACCTGAACTGGATTGTTCCAGGAAAACTTCTGGCCTTTAGTGGACCACATGCCAAAAGCAAAATGGAGAACG GCTACCCCCTCCACGCGCCTGAATCATACTTCCCGTACTTCCGGTCGCGTGGTGTGGTGGCGGTGGTGCGTTTGAACAAGAAGATCTATGAGGCGGCCCGCTTCACCAATGGCGGCTTCCGCCACTGGGACCTGTTCTTCCTGGATGGGAGCACGCCTGGTGATAACATCACACGGCGATTCCTCGCGCTGTGCGACGCCACGCCCGGTGCACTGGCTGTGCATTGCAAAG CCGGCCTGGGCAGGACGGGCACGCTGATCGGCTGCTACCTGATGAAGCACTACCGCTTCAGCGCCGCCGAAGCCATCGCTTGGATCCGCATCTGCAGGCCCGGCTCCGTCATTGGACCTCAGCAGCACTTCCTGCAAGA GAAGCAGGCGTGGCTTTGGTTGCTAGGAAACCACCATCGCTTGCAAGGGTCAAAGGCCGCTGAGGACGAGGACCACGTCCGCGACCTGGCATCCGGGGTGAAGTTCCTGGCCTTAAACGACGTTGAGCAACTTTCCTTCGCCGAGCACTGTCTGCGCCAG GGCGACGCCAGTGAGCGGTCGCCTCCGACTCAGGGAGACAAACTGCGAGCTCTTAAAGGTCGCCGCCTCTTCCGGCCCGCCGCCGCCTCTTCTTCGGCTTTGAG GGTAGAGCAACATGGCGGCACGCCCACAAGGCCTATCAG ACTGCGGGTGGGTGCTGAAGGCGGCACCGCCCCCTCACCGCTGAAGTCCTTCAAGTCGCCGGCGTCCTCTGCGAGGATCGCTCACAGCTCCTCTTCATCGACGAGCGGCTTGAG ttGCTTCAGTCTGACTGCATCGACTTCTAGAAGGTCCCATGTTCCCTGA